In Deferribacteraceae bacterium V6Fe1, one genomic interval encodes:
- the cobS gene encoding adenosylcobinamide-GDP ribazoletransferase codes for MFEKFINALTFLTIIRIKQKNFDANGSLLFFPVVGLLIGLSVYLVGLISLKLAPLMMLIFSVVITGGLHLDGLADTADAYFSHKNKDEMLTIMKDSRIGVMGALALILIIMSKFYSFKILNNPFAIILPFAYSRGSMILLIEGLPYLRNNGTAKAFFDSSGKDNKILFYFTVVLSTFVGLKFFISFNLMFLITFLMLKRLHLNKVGGITGDIIGATCEVIETLLLLTGAIIG; via the coding sequence ATGTTTGAGAAATTTATTAATGCTTTGACATTTTTAACAATTATTAGAATCAAGCAAAAAAATTTTGATGCAAATGGCTCGCTACTATTTTTCCCAGTTGTTGGGCTATTAATAGGGTTGTCGGTCTATCTTGTAGGTTTGATAAGCCTTAAATTGGCCCCCCTGATGATGCTAATTTTTTCTGTGGTAATTACAGGGGGGCTACATCTTGACGGACTAGCCGATACGGCTGATGCCTACTTTTCCCATAAAAACAAAGATGAAATGCTTACAATTATGAAAGATAGCAGAATCGGAGTTATGGGCGCTTTAGCATTAATACTCATAATCATGTCAAAATTTTATTCTTTCAAAATATTAAATAACCCTTTTGCAATCATTTTACCTTTTGCTTATTCAAGGGGGAGCATGATTTTACTGATAGAAGGGTTGCCATATCTAAGAAATAATGGGACAGCTAAAGCATTTTTTGATAGTTCTGGTAAAGATAACAAAATTTTATTTTATTTTACTGTAGTTTTATCTACTTTTGTAGGATTAAAATTTTTTATTTCATTTAATCTAATGTTCCTCATAACATTTTTAATGTTAAAAAGATTGCATCTAAACAAAGTAGGTGGGATTACAGGAGATATAATAGGGGCAACCTGTGAAGTGATTGAAACTTTATTACTGTTGACGGGAGCGATAATTGGATAA
- the cobT gene encoding nicotinate-nucleotide--dimethylbenzimidazole phosphoribosyltransferase, which translates to MNLERITQKITPTNHEIYEKAKERTSNLIMPYRAMGMLNDVSEQICAIRGTLKPTVEKRAVFVMAGDHGVVEEGISAFPQQVTCEMIKAFVNDLATITVLARQNKCSTIVADVGTKCNISEKGLQGKNKFIVKKVKYGTNNFTKDLAMTRDEAEKSILAGFEIASNEIKNQKLDMIATGDMGIGNTTPSSAIGSVITGKSVMEMTGKGAGIPNNLLKKKIEVIEKGINLHKPNSDDAIDILAKVGGIEIGAIAGVILAGAYYKVPVIVDGLISTAGALIAYKLCPTVKEYMFAGHMSEEPGHKFMLEYLGLKPLLQLNMRLGEGTGAVLAMHILDAAVKIITEVATFEEAGVSESEL; encoded by the coding sequence ATGAATTTGGAAAGAATTACACAAAAAATTACGCCAACTAATCATGAAATCTATGAAAAAGCAAAGGAGAGGACTTCCAATTTGATCATGCCTTATAGAGCCATGGGGATGTTAAATGATGTTTCCGAACAGATCTGTGCCATAAGGGGGACATTAAAACCTACTGTAGAAAAAAGAGCAGTGTTTGTAATGGCGGGTGATCATGGGGTTGTAGAAGAGGGGATTAGTGCGTTTCCTCAACAAGTAACATGTGAGATGATAAAAGCTTTTGTAAATGATCTGGCCACTATAACCGTTTTAGCAAGACAAAATAAATGTTCTACTATTGTGGCTGATGTTGGGACAAAGTGCAATATCAGCGAAAAAGGGTTGCAGGGGAAAAATAAATTTATAGTAAAAAAAGTGAAATATGGGACAAACAATTTTACAAAAGATCTGGCTATGACAAGAGATGAAGCTGAAAAATCTATTTTAGCCGGTTTTGAAATCGCTTCTAATGAGATAAAAAATCAAAAGTTAGATATGATAGCAACAGGTGATATGGGGATTGGCAATACTACTCCATCATCAGCTATTGGCTCTGTTATTACAGGAAAAAGTGTAATGGAGATGACTGGCAAAGGTGCAGGTATACCAAATAATCTGTTGAAAAAGAAAATTGAAGTTATTGAAAAAGGGATAAATTTACACAAACCAAACTCTGATGATGCAATTGATATTTTGGCTAAAGTAGGTGGAATTGAAATCGGAGCAATAGCCGGCGTTATACTCGCAGGAGCTTATTATAAAGTCCCGGTAATTGTTGATGGACTGATATCTACAGCAGGCGCTCTAATAGCCTACAAACTTTGTCCGACTGTAAAGGAATATATGTTTGCAGGTCATATGTCAGAAGAACCTGGGCATAAGTTTATGCTGGAATATTTAGGTTTAAAGCCACTATTACAGCTTAATATGAGACTTGGCGAAGGAACAGGTGCTGTTTTGGCTATGCATATATTAGATGCAGCGGTTAAAATTATAACGGAAGTTGCTACTTTTGAGGAAGCAGGTGTCAGTGAAAGTGAATTATAA
- the cobU gene encoding bifunctional adenosylcobinamide kinase/adenosylcobinamide-phosphate guanylyltransferase translates to MVTLITGGIKSGKTDFAIKLGLEYKKRAYLATAEPFDDEMLKRINKHREDRGNLFFTIEEPINICNKLVSCSDCEVIIIDCITTWLGNLFHYNKNINEYIEQFLTTITNLPFDIIVITNEVGFGIIPSDKLTREYVDILGKLNQKIAAVADVCYLLVSGIPVKIK, encoded by the coding sequence ATGGTTACGCTTATCACGGGTGGAATTAAGAGTGGCAAAACAGATTTTGCCATTAAATTAGGGTTGGAATATAAAAAAAGGGCTTATCTGGCTACAGCCGAACCTTTTGACGATGAGATGCTAAAAAGGATTAACAAACACAGAGAAGATAGAGGTAATCTCTTTTTTACAATAGAGGAGCCAATAAATATTTGCAATAAATTGGTCAGCTGCTCTGATTGTGAAGTGATAATAATAGATTGCATCACCACGTGGCTTGGGAATCTTTTCCATTACAATAAAAATATAAATGAATATATAGAACAATTTTTAACCACAATTACAAATCTACCTTTTGATATTATTGTCATAACAAACGAAGTGGGTTTTGGGATTATCCCTTCAGATAAATTAACAAGGGAGTATGTGGATATTCTTGGTAAACTCAATCAAAAAATAGCTGCTGTAGCCGATGTATGTTATCTGTTGGTTTCAGGTATTCCTGTTAAAATAAAATAA
- a CDS encoding histidinol-phosphate aminotransferase family protein produces the protein MDNFTHGGNIHFYAKILGCHTDEVLDLSSNISPFVGQKVFSLIKDKLDTLRLLPSPHSTFLKETLADKFNKSCENFVVGVGTSEIIKNICLINRAKKALIIGPTYIDYEKYCNLYNLGLSFYFPDKSKNFEIKLNEIDFTNYDLAFICNPNNPTGYYIPKDEIIKSAEHFKNCIFIIDESYLPFMSDSNKATLLFSEKENIVVLRSFSKIYGLAGLRLGYAYSQNKHLISEIEKHCLEWGVSSLSEAVGRYLIEMDTDEIALKIHKIKGYVLDKLASCNKVHTYPSVTNFILIKLDKLNSDELFNRFLSHKILIRNCHNIRGLDNSFVRISIKELEAMKRFINIFRGIIECDK, from the coding sequence TTGGATAATTTTACCCATGGCGGAAACATTCATTTTTATGCAAAAATCTTAGGATGCCATACCGATGAAGTATTGGATTTGAGCAGTAACATCTCCCCTTTTGTCGGACAAAAGGTTTTTAGTTTAATTAAAGATAAGTTAGATACATTGAGGTTGCTCCCATCACCACATTCCACTTTTTTAAAAGAAACTTTGGCTGATAAATTTAATAAAAGTTGTGAAAATTTTGTAGTTGGTGTTGGTACAAGCGAAATCATAAAAAATATATGTCTAATAAATAGAGCCAAAAAAGCATTGATAATTGGGCCGACCTATATAGATTATGAGAAATATTGTAATTTGTATAATCTTGGCTTATCTTTTTATTTTCCTGATAAATCGAAGAATTTTGAGATCAAATTAAATGAAATAGATTTTACAAATTATGATTTGGCATTTATATGCAACCCAAATAATCCTACCGGCTATTATATCCCCAAAGATGAAATTATAAAATCCGCTGAACATTTTAAAAATTGTATATTCATAATAGATGAATCCTATCTCCCTTTTATGTCGGATAGTAACAAAGCCACTTTACTCTTTTCGGAAAAAGAGAACATTGTTGTTTTAAGGTCATTTTCAAAGATATACGGTTTGGCCGGCCTAAGACTTGGATATGCTTATTCTCAAAATAAACATTTAATTTCTGAGATTGAAAAACATTGTCTTGAATGGGGGGTAAGCAGTCTAAGTGAAGCAGTCGGAAGGTATCTCATTGAGATGGATACAGATGAGATTGCCTTAAAGATACACAAAATAAAGGGGTATGTTCTTGATAAGTTAGCTTCATGCAATAAAGTACATACTTATCCATCTGTTACGAATTTTATTTTGATAAAGTTGGATAAATTAAATAGTGACGAATTATTTAACCGTTTTTTATCGCACAAAATATTAATACGAAACTGTCACAATATAAGAGGGCTTGATAATTCATTTGTCAGAATTTCAATAAAGGAATTAGAAGCTATGAAAAGGTTTATTAATATTTTTAGGGGGATAATTGAGTGTGATAAATAA